A single Vigna radiata var. radiata cultivar VC1973A chromosome 8, Vradiata_ver6, whole genome shotgun sequence DNA region contains:
- the LOC106770182 gene encoding F-box/kelch-repeat protein At3g23880-like has product MEILSWLPVKDLLLFKCVSKGWNQLVFDSAFVKLHLQRSSKNTHTLLTFLDDSLSYRRHCAIVCPIQDLFENPSSTLETLPHSYLPFNGKRSILGSCNGLVCLQDSFFHGEFKEYWFPMGNPATRVMSNEPPHIRINLSDYKYPFRLVYGFGYDEWSDTYQVVLLDNNKNKSQKLEVKVCSLGDNCWRNTFTCEAVPIKMDNRLRGICGAFVSGTLNWLAYPKSRAGDDERGGTKMNELEIFSYDLKKESCSYFCMPDGILEVSPNEAVLEVLNGCLCLSHYHENDFIVWLKRDFRDEKSWSKLLHYKNRPSPCYYTRYIDIICMCENDDVVLLADTGLYSKSEFIWWNIRDNRMEGRQIFDKYKFYLSSYDYVHSLVLP; this is encoded by the coding sequence ATGGAAATTCTGTCGTGGCTTCCGGTGAAAGATCTCCTGCTATTCAAGTGCGTTTCAAAAGGGTGGAACCAACTTGTCTTTGATTCTGCATTTGTGAAACTTCACCTCCAAAGGTCCTCAAAAAACACTCACACGTTGTTGACCTTTCTGGATGATTCCCTTAGCTATAGAAGACATTGTGCCATCGTTTGTCCTATACAAGATTTATTTGAAAACCCGTCATCCACCCTCGAAACTTTACCTCACAGTTATCTCCCCTTCAACGGCAAGAGAAGTATTTTGGGTTCCTGCAACGGCTTGGTGTGCTTACAAGATTCTTTTTTTCACGGTGAATTTAAAGAATACTGGTTTCCGATGGGGAATCCCGCAACAAGGGTGATGAGTAATGAGCCCCCTCATATTCGTATTAATCTCAGCGATTATAAATATCCTTTCAGGTTGGTGTATGGGTTTGGGTACGATGAATGGAGTGACACTTACCAAGTTGTGTTATTGGATAACAACAAGAATAAATCACAGAAACTGGAGGTAAAAGTTTGTTCTTTAGGGGATAATTGTTGGAGAAATACTTTCACTTGTGAGGCTGTTCCCATAAAGATGGATAATAGGCTTCGTGGAATTTGTGGTGCTTTTGTGAGTGGTACTTTAAACTGGTTAGCGTATCCGAAATCCCGCGCTGGTGATGATGAACGAGGAGGAACTAAGATGAACGAGTTAGAAATATTTTCTTACGATCTAAAGAAGGAGAGTTGCAGTTATTTCTGTATGCCTGATGGCATTTTAGAAGTTAGTCCTAATGAGGCTGTGCTTGAGGTTTTGAATGGTTGTTTGTGTCTTTCTCATTATCATGAGAATGATTTTATCGTGTGGCTGAAGAGAGACTTTAGGGATGAAAAATCTTGGTCAAAGTTGCTGCATTATAAGAATCGTCCTTCACCTTGTTACTACACACGTTACATTGACATCATTTGTATGTGTGAGAATGATGATGTCGTGCTGCTTGCAGACACAGGTCTCTACTCAAAATCAGAATTTATTTGGTGGAACATCAGAGACAATAGAATGGAGGGTCGTCAAATTTTCGACAAGTACAAGTTTTATCTTTCCTCTTATGATTATGTTCATAGCTTGGTTTTGCCGTAA